GCAAACAAGAGCACATTAACAACAATACAGCAAATTCAACagaaaaacttcttttttctttctttctttctttctttttttctttttctttttttttgaagggggtgggagggatgaaaAATTTTGTCAGCCTCCTGGTTCCTTTACCCTTGCCCTACAAAGGCTGATAAAAATCCAAGCTCTTGCCTGTGTTTAAAACAGTCTGCAGACATTGTCTCACACTGACTGAGAACCGGTGTGTTAAAATCAAGGGCTAATCCAGCCCTACTGTAGACCCAAAAAGAATCAAAAGGAGTGAAACAGATGGATGACCAGTTTCTGCTAAAGGTGACACAGACGTGTGTGCCGCAGACCTTAAATACACAATGAATTAAAACAGATATGTCTTTCCTTGGTCACTCAATCCAGTTACTTGTTCAATCAATCCGAGCAaggacacacaccatcaaacaatGGTTTaagtacactgcaatacaatgtcTAGGTCTTTGAATCCTGTAATTTTACATGTTCAAATATACTATTCAAGACAAAAACAGCATCTTTTATAAGTAAAATTACTAAAAACTAATCAAGAAAAGTCTAGGGGAAAATACAAACCTGATCTTGTCATTACTTTAACTGAGGCAAGACTACAAAAATAATGAATCATTATGTGATAAAATCagatgaaagtaaaaaaaaaaaaacaaccaaaaaaacaaaacaaaaacacacacccaaaaacgttACCATGATGATAAAAAGGCACTCCATATCTTCTTAGCTGATCACTCTAAAAAATAACAAATCTGTTTACTTTCAAACAAAACTTACGAATCATAAGGATACACAGAAGAATGCAGTGGCATGGAAGtcacaaagactgaaagagcTCCTGCTGACATAACTCACCAATGTACTTGAAAGGTTTGCTGAGCTTGGTCAGCTGGTTTAGACACTGCTCCACAACACTGGAGGTCCACTGGTTCACCTTGTTGTGTTGGTAAGCATTCCCTCCAATGGCTCCTTCCACAGCCTAGCAACACATGGCATCCATGCATAATATTGTTACTGTTCTTCAGacacaacagacttctctctATAAAAtatatgtgttttttctgttgtggGAAACTTCACACTACAGTGCTTTGTGactaatctttttctttcttgtttgagtacattaattattatttctttattaccccccacccctccaccaccaacaaacacacacacacaaagaaaaaaacagctgGCACATAAGTGATTCACTTTTAATGCCTAAGTAAACTTTCAATGCCTAAGTTAGTAACTGTAGTGTAACGTAATATGATAATATAATGAAGACTTGGCAATGGGAAATTGGGATTCATGCATGTAGGTCCAACTGATAAAACATCTTAATTTACATTTCATAACTAAGGATCAACATAAGCTGACTTAGGCCAATAATAACATACACAGCACATATATTACATAAAATCATTCATTTTCTAGTTTATATTTTCAGTATAGCAAGTCCATTGAATGCTTTATCATACTATTAGTATATTGTGTACTGGGTATACCTTTCAGAATATACCAGTTAGTCCTATGGTTTATTAGTGTTCAAAGAAAAGAATACCTGGCTAACAAAAAGACGAGACAAaagtaatttcacacacacacagacactttctctctctcttgacttgtTACCTctttgatgatgttggtgacttcatcaacaacaaatgctgtctggaaaaaaaaggaaaaatcacCAATGAATTATCAAGCTAAACTGAAGCTCTATGATAAACAGATTACCACAAGTTAAGACAATAGCAATTACAGTATCAGCTTAAATTACGTTTAACAAAATGTCATGGAATTGTAAATTTCTACAAAGTGACTGTCACGAATGGGATTATCTGAGGTCCCTGGGATCTGATCTCTAATTATTCTCTACTTGCAGACAATTTCTGGTCATTTCATGCATCCTTGACTGAAATTTTGAAATGTAAACAACTACGCTTTGTTAGTCTTCAACTTCAAGTGTCTGTCTTCAAACCAatctgggggagagagggtggggaaaaaaCAGATTATTCTTATCTCACTGAAGCATTTTCTATATCACAGCAAAGCAACATGCATCTGACTAAAGCAAATTCCACTAAAAAAAAGTAGCAACTGTCAGGTCTGAATCCACTGAAATAATCTTGACTGGTGTCAAGAGTATGCTTTCACCAGAATTCCAGAAACGAAACCAAGGAAAATAACAGTATCACTGcaatcaggttcaggttcaggttcaggttaggggctgatgttgatcttcgtagcctcacggctttttacgccccgtctcatttatgattagcAGAACCCCTCACGGCCTTCTTTGTGCTATGTTGTTATCGGTCTTGTCTCcgtctaagtagacccagttacaattatcttggaccatcaaCTATGCTAATGATCAACTTTGCTAATTATATTAATCTTTTGACTTTCAATTCTAAGAATTATATATTTCCTACAGGTGCAGAGACTAATGTAACAGTTGATCCTGTAAGATTTGATTGAGAAATATGTTAAAATATGTTATTGGAAAATGGAAGGCTTCTGAAGGAccgaaaatataaaaaaagatttGTATCAACATGAAAACGGAGCAAAAGACTGCCTCCTGTTATGACAATAAACTTAACATATTTTGCTGTGATTAACTATCCAGCAGAAACATTATCACTTCCAGTGGAGTCATGGCCCTCATGATTATTTGTTTGATATTGTAGCAAAAATAATTCAGCAAAGTAtatgtgtgtacggtgtgtgcatgcgcacacacacgaacatcggtatacatgcgtgtgcatgagtgtgtgtgagatacataTATCAATTACTTGATATTAAAACCAGAACAAGATCAATCATGTATCTACATTTTCTGGTATGCTTATTGATGGCAAATAACCTTACCGATTTGTATTTCTTCCATGGAATTAACGCAAATCAATTAAAATCCCATGCATAATGAAAAGGACCAATGTGTTTCACAAATTCCAGAAAATCATGTTTATCACATTCTTTCGTTTAGTAGGTTTAGTCAACACAGATCTTCGGAATCTGACATATCATTTTGATACCTGGGCAATGAAATtcccagaaaaaaatgaaaacccTTATGGTTACTTTACATAATACTCAGTTCCCTTACCTCTTCTCCAGACTGGAAATCATCCATGATTACGGACGAATCGTTTTATTTGACTTCGTTTAGTCTCAGTCTACGTGCCCAACAGCAGAATGGAACCTGTCTCGTTGACAACCACGTCTCGCGACCTAACGTGAGACGTAGTATTACGAAGGGGCGAaacctgttttattttttctttctgaactaCATTAACTCCCTTGAACAACAATCCGCGAAAGTGATCTTCAATGGGAACGGTGAATCTCCGATTCAAACAGGcccttccgcctctctctctcgcatctaaATCCCCACGACCCTTTTTTGCACCTTTCAACCCCAAGATACTGAACAAACTGTGGCGATGTCGGtcagttcagtttcaagaaggcagcGCCCAAGGTGTCAGTGCAGACCCGGGAATCCATAATCGCTGCACCACATCTCAACTGAAAGTGGGAGGCacgaagataagacaagacaagaaaagacaagacaagacaaattctttattttcgaggataaaagataagcactggcgcgctttcttTCATCTAGTCCCCGCCCTGAGACAGGGTCTACGCTACTACATCATTTATATAatttatgtcattgcatgcactacacaatgctacttaaagtcataactgatgcgaatacaatacta
The window above is part of the Babylonia areolata isolate BAREFJ2019XMU chromosome 23, ASM4173473v1, whole genome shotgun sequence genome. Proteins encoded here:
- the LOC143298097 gene encoding dynein light chain Tctex-type 1, with translation MDDFQSGEETAFVVDEVTNIIKEAVEGAIGGNAYQHNKVNQWTSSVVEQCLNQLTKLSKPFKYIVTCVIMQKNGAGLHTASSCYWDNATDGSCTVRWENKTMYCIVSVFGLAI